The Oncorhynchus gorbuscha isolate QuinsamMale2020 ecotype Even-year linkage group LG06, OgorEven_v1.0, whole genome shotgun sequence sequence TCACACATTGTAAACACAATGAGTCATTCATTCTATCAACTATCCCACTAACTGACCCAATCACTGCCACTCACATACTGTACCCCACTGCAGTAAACAACTGAGGCTTTAAATCAAATCTGACAAATGTTGGCTTATCATTTTGTTCTCATAATTTGTGTATAAGTATAGAGGTGACTTCATAGACAACTCTCCCATTATTCTCTCTGTAGGTGGCAGTGGGTTCAAGTCCCCCGAGCAGTTTAAGCTGGTCCTCCCCCAGCGTACTAACTACCTGTACGGCCGCATGGCCAAGAGCCTTCCTGAGATGTACTCTTTCACTCTGTGCATGTGGCTGCGGTCCAGCGCCGGCCCTGGCATAGGCACCCCCTTCTCCTATGGGGTGCCAGGACAGGCCAATGAGATTGTCCTCATGGAGTGGGGCAACAACCCCATAGAGCTGCTCATCAATGACAAGGTAAGGGCACTCTAAATGACTCAGTGATTCTCAGTATCGCTGATCTGTGGGAGAGCCTACCGTTATTGACAGGAGTCTTTGTTTTAAATTAGATCTGGCTTTAATGAGGTTGCTGGTTTTTAGTTTTTTACCAGCTTTACCAAATCCTAACCTTCCTCAATCTAATGTGTATTTCTCCTTTCTGTTAGTAAGCATCTGTACCTACCTTACACTCCTCTCCTATGTTACCTGTCCAGGTGGCTCAGCTGCCTCTATCAGTGCGTGATGGGAGGTGGCAACACATCTGTATCACCTGGACCACCAGGGATGGTCTGTGGGAAGCATACCAGGATGGTCAGAAGCTGGGGGCAGGGGATAACCTGGCCCCCTGGCACCGCATAAAGCCTGGAGGAGCCATCATACTGGGGCAGGAACAGGTGAGTCTGCTGACTAGCGCCCATTATCTGTAGGATACACAATTACATATTTGTATGGGAAATATTTAGCCTATTTTACTCTTGGTTTACAAAAGCACATCAGGTTTTCAGATTTGAATGGTACAGGTTCTTAGCCATGGCCATGAGTACTGAGCTATAGGCTCTAGAGTGTAGACCAAATTTGAAAAGCCCCATCGCTAACAAAAATCCTAAAGATCAGTTACATGAGAAAAtaaattaacttttttttttttagagcttATAAAGTAGAGACCAGATGGGTCAAGTGTGTCTGGCTCAGCCTGGCGGTCCACACAGTGATATGTTGTTTTTAACGAGGCCTGTTGTTTATGGCCTCAACAGGACATGGTGGGCGGGCGCTTTGACGCCACACAGGCCTTTGTGGGTGAGCTGAGCCAGGTTAACATCTGGGACAAGGTCCTGAAG is a genomic window containing:
- the LOC124038577 gene encoding neuronal pentraxin-2-like isoform X2 encodes the protein MGDLPRDPNDTIDNLGKTMQSLKDRLENLEQQQQRANMSGAWFPSELRDLLQHRLGDLEKQLLSKVNNLEEEKSLLYNETTAHRQKTESTLNSLLTRINELEKGGSGFKSPEQFKLVLPQRTNYLYGRMAKSLPEMYSFTLCMWLRSSAGPGIGTPFSYGVPGQANEIVLMEWGNNPIELLINDKVAQLPLSVRDGRWQHICITWTTRDGLWEAYQDGQKLGAGDNLAPWHRIKPGGAIILGQEQDMVGGRFDATQAFVGELSQVNIWDKVLKPADILTMANCSSYTPGNVVSWLDSDVEVFGGGAAKLPLEICQDWLSETES
- the LOC124038577 gene encoding neuronal pentraxin-2-like isoform X3, whose translation is MSGAWFPSELRDLLQHRLGDLEKQLLSKVNNLEEEKSLLYNETTAHRQKTESTLNSLLTRINELEKGGSGFKSPEQFKLVLPQRTNYLYGRMAKSLPEMYSFTLCMWLRSSAGPGIGTPFSYGVPGQANEIVLMEWGNNPIELLINDKVAQLPLSVRDGRWQHICITWTTRDGLWEAYQDGQKLGAGDNLAPWHRIKPGGAIILGQEQDMVGGRFDATQAFVGELSQVNIWDKVLKPADILTMANCSSYTPGNVVSWLDSDVEVFGGGAAKLPLEICQDWLSETES